From one Musa acuminata AAA Group cultivar baxijiao chromosome BXJ2-6, Cavendish_Baxijiao_AAA, whole genome shotgun sequence genomic stretch:
- the LOC103989708 gene encoding protein FAR-RED IMPAIRED RESPONSE 1 has translation MEDETEQGRASQENTTMAIVVIQDGNKCDLDASPKGKDVVEQPSAGMMFKCIDELYEYYKTYGNQVGFPVFKKSTKNDKQGRLHFVTLSCGRGGKSRCKREKSVNPSLTMKIECNAKLNARVYDDGVVRVTSVFLEHNHELSPTRARYLPRRRSVSTSIKRRREKIDQVDGTVAEPIASAAEYGEHENEPSLEKVCQNYIDNIDKARKLCLGVGDAGAICNYFNRMQEQNSNFYYSMDFNEEGHIRNIFWADERSRVAYKSFNDVVTFDTTYLTNKHDMPYVTFVGVNHHGLPILFGCGLVSGEDTETYVWFLTQWLACMCGNAPKAIITDQDMAMRKAIEIVFPEIRHRWCLWHIMKKISGKLSWHSNYELIKTTLMHVVYDSMSKEEFDFNWDQMIQKYSLQSNAWLSTLYDNHHRWVPVYVKDSFWAGMSTTQRSESVHAFFEGYVNSKTTIKQFVERYDKALKIKVEKELQEDLNSFNYCCPCVSHYNIEKQFQQAYTNNKFKEIQEEFKGKMFCYVHSMKEEDDFGVYEVIEDMVVDNGLSNQKVCFTVYFKQAEFDVRCSCRLFEFQGILCRHIITLLTVKGVYSVPQKFILPRWRKDLRREHTKVKVSYNNWNTTPEMQRYDLISKKSAVFGDFGCTSEENTQIVLDFIEQFRQNFNISDPLDGSGQPIFSVGGSGQPFQ, from the coding sequence ATGGAAGACGAGACGGAGCAAGGTAGGGCATCTCAGGAGAACACGACCATGGCTATCGTTGTCATACAAGATGGGAACAAATGCGACTTAGATGCCAGCCCGAAAGGGAAGGATGTAGTTGAACAACCCTCTGCCGGAATGATGTTCAAGTGTATAGATGAATTGTACGAGTACTACAAAACATATGGCAACCAAGTAGGTTTTCCGGTGTTCAAAAAGTCGACCAAAAATGATAAGCAAGGGAGGTTGCACTTCGTCACGCTTTCGTGTGGTCGTGGTGGGAAGTCGAGGTGCAAACGAGAAAAGTCGGTGAACCCAAGCTTGACGATGAAGATAGAGTGCAATGCTAAGCTTAATGCGAGAGTGTATGATGATGGGGTTGTGCGAGTGACTTCTGTTTTCCTTGAGCATAACCATGAATTGAGTCCGACGAGGGCACGGTATCTTCCACGTCGGAGGAGTGTTAGTACCAGTATCAAAAGGCGACGAGAGAAAATTGATCAAGTTGATGGTACTGTCGCGGAACCTATTGCTTCTGCTGCTGAATATGGAGAGCATGAAAATGAACCTTCCTTGGAGAAGGTTTGTCAGAATTATATCGACAACATTGACAAAGCAAGGAAGCTGTGTCTTGGCGTCGGAGATGCTGGAGCAATTTGCAACTATTTCAATAGAATGCAAGAGcagaattcaaatttttattaTTCCATGGATTTTAATGAAGAGGGTCATATTAGAAATATTTTCTGGGCAGATGAGAGGAGTCGAGTGGCTTACAAGTCATTTAATGATGTTGTTACTTTTGATACGACTTACCTGACAAACAAACACGATATGCCGTATGTTACCTTTGTCGGGGTTAATCATCATGGTCTACCTATACTCTTTGGTTGTGGGCTAGTATCCGGTGAGGATACTGAAACATATGTGTGGTTCTTGACGCAGTGGCTTGCTTGCATGTGTGGTAATGCACCAAAGGCTATAATTACCGATCAGGATATGGCCATGCGAAAGGCAATTGAGATTGTCTTCCCAGAGATTCGACATCGATGGTGTTTATGGcatataatgaagaaaatttctgGAAAATTAAGCTGGCATTCTAACTATGAACTGATAAAGACCACCTTGATGCATGTTGTATATGATTCGATGAGCAAAGAAGAATTTGATTTCAATTGGGACCAAATGATTCAGAAGTATAGTCTTCAATCTAATGCATGGTTGAGTACATTGTACGACAACCATCATCGTTGGGTTCCGGTTTATGTGAAAGACAGCTTTTGGGCAGGAATGTCAACAACACAGAGAAGTGAAAGTGTGCATGCATTCTTTGAGGGCTATGTAAACTCAAAAACCACAATAAAGCAGTTTGTTGAACGGTACGATAAGGCACTAAAGATCAAGGTTGAGAAAGAATTGCAAGAAGATTTGAACTCGTTCAACTATTGTTGTCCCTGTGTAAGTCACTACAATATCGAGAAACAATTTCAACAAGCATACACCAACAATAAATTTAAAGAAATTCAAGAGGAGTTCAAGGGGAAAATGTTTTGTTATGTCCATTCCATGAAAGAAGAAGACGACTTTGGTGTGTATGAGGTTATAGAAGACATGGTGGTCGATAACGGCTTGAGTAACCAAAAGGTCTGTTTCACTGTTTACTTCAAGCAGGCAGAGTTTGATGTGAGATGCAGTTGTCGTTTATTTGAGTTTCAAGGAATTTTATGTCGGCATATCATTACTCTACTCACGGTGAAAGGTGTGTACTCGGTGCCACAGAAGTTCATTCTTCCAAGGTGGAGGAAGGACTTGAGAAGGGAGCACACAAAAGTAAAAGTCAGCTATAATAACTGGAACACAACTCCAGAGATGCAACGATATGATTTAATATCCAAAAAGTCTGCTGTGTTTGGAGACTTTGGTTGCACATCCGAAGAGAATACACAAATTGTTTTGGATTTCATTGAACAGTTTAGGCAAAACTTTAACATTTCTGACCCACTGGATGGGAGTGGTCAACCTATTTTTTCAGTTGGCGGGAGTGGTCAACCTTTTCAATGA
- the LOC135615768 gene encoding uncharacterized protein LOC135615768 — MAELAQEGSYSPGAATAAADATTKSVQAWRALVCRVAILFRLLLQILRGTPSWAQLVSSVGLRHPFFSSPSAGYKLLSVAPPADALPNHTAPASEPLGKLTVVLDLDETLICAYETSSLSSTVRAQAVEAGLECFDLECVSSEQDADGSQKVNHVTVFERPGLREFLKQSSEFADLVLFTAGLEGYARPVIDRIDIDNKLTHRLYRPATVSTKYREHVKDLSCVSQHLSRIVIVDNNPFSFLLQPLNGIPCMPFFAAQPCDDQLMGVILPLLKHLSLHKDVRPILNEKFHMREWFEQQGIPTKCWTLSEVPTVLPSSCYQCT; from the exons aTGGCCGAGCTGGCCCAGGAGGGGTCGTACTCGCCGGGGGCCGCCACTGCCGCGGCGGACGCGACGACCAAGAGCGTCCAGGCGTGGAGGGCGCTGGTGTGCCGGGTGGCGATCCTGTTCCGGCTCTTGCTCCAGATCCTGCGGGGGACCCCCTCGTGGGCGCAGCTCGTCTCCTCCGTCGGCCTTCGCCACCCCTTCTTCTCCTCTCCGTCCGCAGGCTACAAGCTGCTCTCCGTCGCTCCCCCCGCCGACGCCTTGCCGAACCATACCGCCCCCGCTTCAGAGCCCCTCGGGAAGCTCACG GTTGTGCTCGACTTGGACGAGACATTGATTTGTGCATACGAGACATCTAGTTTGTCATCTACAGTTCGTGCACAGGCCGTTGAAGCAGGTTTAGAGTGCTTTGACCTTGAATGTGTATCTTCAGAACAG GATGCTGATGGAAGCCAAAAGGTGAATCATGTCACTGTTTTTGAACGTCCTGGTTTGCGGGAATTCCTAAAACAGAGCAGTGAATTTGCAGACCTTGTTCTTTTCACTGCAGGCCTTGAAG GTTATGCTAGGCCAGTTATTGATAGAATAGATATCGACAACAAATTAACTCATCGTCTATACAGGCCTGCAACTGTGAGCAC GAAATATCGGGAACATGTCAAAGATCTTTCTTGTGTGTCGCAACATCTCTCCCGCATCGTCATTGTTGACAACAATCCATTTAGTTTCTTGCTGCAGCCATTAAATGGAATACCATGCATGCCATTCTTTGCTGCTCAGCCCTGTGATGATCAG cTTATGGGAGTTATTCTTCCACTTCTAAAACACCTTTCCCTCCACAAGGATGTCAGGCCCATACTGAATGAGAAGTTTCATATGCGTGAATGGTTTGAACAGCAAGGAATTCCCACCAAATGCTGGACACTGAGTGAGGTGCCCACAGTTCTTCCAAGCTCTTGTTACCAGTGCACATGA
- the LOC103989710 gene encoding putative serine/threonine-protein kinase-like protein CCR3 encodes MRLRLAAAVAVTATLAVLLAPARATGSASTIAIAHGTDIVCGIVARTSPRSVQCARAGVADAQPFPLLPNISFSSISGGRSSLCGLSADGTAFFCWNAANSSSGTLPRKRVYNGPVALEELAVGEAQIAAVDRNRTFVQWWRQYRGFPPNVSGSYSSVTSGRDFTCAVNASGSVNCWGPGNRTIQDAFASANMSTIVAGDSHVCGIDVGGSLICGGNNDTGQATRPMGSAFEFGSLALGSNHTCAIRRTNGTVVCWGGDTGGEYTPTNSTPFEFIVAAGNITCGLTTANFNVLCWGTNRKDPAVTKLQLPTLLPGVCTSSQSSCGCGLFADSETLCSGSGVICQRCGGGVVQPSPRPPSPSSAPSTPPSATSSTKTNKRWLAFAIIGSVGTFSGVCSIVYCVWIGVCKRKKVHNSVQPTITAAGNGGSHAAYSSATGAGSIVPSPFTSPSGSRSRIFRRQGSRVMRRQRSGPSSFKDRAEEFSLSELAAATKNFSLETKIGAGSFGTVYKGKLPDGREVAIKRSETGPRAKKFQEKESAFQSELAFLSRLHHKHLVGLVGYCEEKEERLLVYDYMKNGALYDHLHPKNGEESSVLNSWKMRVKVLLDAARGIEYLHNYAVPPIIHRDIKSSNILLDGNWVARVSDFGLSLMGPESEGEHLSARAAGTIGYMDPEYYGMHHLTVKSDVYGLGVVMLEALTGKNAIFKDEDGNPTSVVDYAVPCVVAGEVGKELDARVGQPGLHEAEAVELVAYTAVHCVNLEGKDRPSMTDIVANLESALALCEESHGSISSASMSFASAD; translated from the coding sequence ATGAGGCTTCGTCTCGCTGCTGCGGTGGCGGTGACCGCGACGCTGGCCGTCCTCCTCGCTCCCGCCCGAGCAACCGGCTCCGCCTCCACCATCGCCATCGCCCACGGCACCGACATCGTCTGCGGCATCGTCGCCCGAACCTCCCCCCGGAGCGTCCAGTGCGCCCGGGCTGGCGTCGCCGACGCTCAACCCTTCCCCCTCCTGCCGAACATCTCCTTCAGTTCCATCTCCGGCGGCCGCAGCTCCCTCTGCGGCCTGAGTGCCGACGGAACCGCCTTTTTCTGCTGGAACGCCGCGAACTCCTCCTCTGGCACGCTCCCCAGGAAGCGCGTCTACAACGGCCCCGTTGCCCTCGAGGAACTCGCCGTCGGCGAAGCCCAGATTGCGGCGGTCGACCGCAACCGCACGTTCGTCCAGTGGTGGCGCCAGTACAGGGGCTTCCCTCCCAATGTCTCCGGCTCCTACAGTTCCGTCACCTCTGGTCGGGACTTCACCTGCGCGGTTAACGCTAGTGGCTCGGTCAACTGTTGGGGGCCGGGCAACCGCACGATCCAGGACGCCTTCGCCAGCGCCAACATGTCGACCATCGTCGCTGGGGACTCCCACGTCTGCGGTATCGATGTCGGCGGCAGCCTCATTTGCGGTGGCAACAACGACACCGGCCAAGCGACCCGGCCCATGGGCTCCGCGTTCGAGTTCGGAAGCCTCGCGCTGGGTTCGAACCACACTTGCGCCATCAGGCGAACCAACGGCACGGTGGTCTGCTGGGGCGGGGACACCGGCGGCGAGTACACGCCGACGAATAGTACGCCGTTCGAGTTCATCGTCGCCGCTGGCAATATCACCTGCGGCCTAACGACGGCGAACTTTAACGTGCTTTGTTGGGGGACGAACAGGAAAGACCCGGCGGTGACTAAGCTTCAGTTGCCGACGCTTCTTCCGGGGGTTTGCACTTCCAGTCAAAGCTCTTGTGGTTGCGGGCTGTTCGCCGATTCCGAGACCCTGTGTTCGGGTTCTGGAGTTATATGCCAGCGATGTGGTGGTGGAGTCGTGCAACCAAGCCCACGCCCGCCGTCACCGTCATCGGCACCTTCGACGCCACCATCGGCCACTTCATCGACGAAAACTAACAAGAGGTGGCTGGCCTTCGCCATCATTGGGTCAGTCGGAACATTTTCCGGCGTTTGCTCCATCGTCTACTGCGTATGGATTGGTGTTTGCAAGCGCAAGAAGGTGCACAATTCCGTTCAACCAACGATTACGGCAGCTGGGAATGGAGGATCTCATGCTGCTTATTCGTCTGCTACGGGTGCCGGATCGATCGTCCCGAGCCCCTTTACGTCCCCTTCTGGGTCGCGGTCCCGAATTTTCCGGCGACAAGGCTCGCGGGTCATGCGGCGGCAGAGAAGCGGCCCGTCCTCGTTCAAGGACCGCGCCGAGGAGTTCAGCCTCTCGGAGCTTGCCGCCGCCACCAAAAATTTCTCCTTGGAGACCAAAATCGGGGCCGGGAGCTTCGGAACGGTGTACAAGGGGAAACTTCCCGATGGGCGGGAGGTGGCGATCAAGAGAAGCGAGACAGGGCCGAGGGCGAAGAAGTTCCAGGAAAAGGAGAGCGCTTTCCAATCGGAGCTGGCTTTCCTCTCTCGGCTCCACCACAAACACTTGGTCGGCCTGGTGGGCTACTgcgaggagaaggaagagaggcTCCTTGTCTACGATTACATGAAGAACGGAGCTCTGTATGACCATCTACACCCTAAGAACGGCGAGGAATCGAGCGTCTTGAATTCATGGAAGATGCGAGTCAAGGTGCTGCTGGATGCAGCGAGAGGGATCGAGTATCTCCACAACTATGCGGTGCCCCCGATCATCCATCGCGACATCAAGTCCTCCAACATATTGCTCGACGGGAATTGGGTCGCCCGGGTGTCGGACTTCGGGCTGTCGCTAATGGGACCGGAGTCGGAGGGGGAGCATCTGTCGGCGAGGGCGGCGGGAACGATCGGGTACATGGACCCCGAGTACTACGGGATGCACCACCTGACGGTGAAGAGCGACGTTTACGGGCTCGGAGTGGTGATGCTCGAGGCGCTCACCGGCAAAAATGCAATCTTTAAGGACGAGGACGGGAATCCGACCAGCGTCGTCGACTATGCGGTGCCCTGCGTCGTGGCAGGCGAGGTCGGCAAGGAGCTCGACGCAAGAGTGGGGCAGCCAGGCTTGCACGAAGCCGAGGCGGTGGAGCTGGTGGCCTACACCGCCGTGCATTGCGTCAACCTCGAGGGGAAGGATCGACCAAGCATGACCGACATCGTCGCCAACCTCGAGAGCGCGCTCGCACTCTGCGAGGAGAGCCATGGGAGCATCTCCAGTGCAAGCATGTCCTTTGCATCGGCAGACTGA
- the LOC135615769 gene encoding fasciclin-like arabinogalactan protein 12: protein MQHFTCAITLLFLVQFIVVTSAQLAESPAPAGPPNITAVLEKAGEFGTFIRLLKSTHVGDQINNQLNNSVNGITVFAPTDSAFSSLPSGTMNSLTDQQQVALIQFHELPYIVSISQFQTISNPVRTQAGDVNNGRYPLNVTTIGNSVNITTGIVNTSIASTVYSDSQLAVYKLDQVLLPLEIFGPPAPAAAPAPNKSKKKESSIAESPSGTSDSSGATAAVNLKCTYEGGIVFAAAVISLWWIY, encoded by the coding sequence ATGCAACACTTCACTTGTGCCATTACCCTCCTCTTTCTTGTCCAATTCATTGTTGTAACTTCAGCTCAGCTGGCAGAATCTCCAGCTCCAGCAGGCCCACCCAACATCACAGCCGTTCTTGAGAAAGCAGGGGAGTTCGGAACCTTCATCCGCCTGCTCAAAAGCACCCATGTTGGCGACCAAATAAACAACCAGCTGAACAACTCCGTCAACGGCATCACCGTATTTGCGCCCACCGATAGTGCTTTCTCCAGCCTCCCCTCTGGCACAATGAACTCCCTCACCGATCAGCAACAGGTTGCGCTAATCCAATTCCATGAACTGCCTTACATCGTCTCGATCTCTCAGTTCCAAACAATAAGCAACCCTGTAAGAACACAGGCGGGTGATGTTAACAATGGTAGGTACCCATTGAACGTGACAACCATTGGAAACTCAGTGAACATAACAACAGGAATTGTCAATACCTCCATCGCCAGCACGGTATACTCGGATAGCCAGCTAGCTGTGTACAAGCTTGATCAGGTACTCCTTCCTTTAGAAATCTTTGGACCCCCAGCTCCTGCTGCTGCACCTGCACCGAACAAATCAAAAAAGAAGGAAAGCTCCATTGCTGAAAGCCCTTCAGGCACTTCAGATTCTAGTGGAGCCACAGCTGCAGTGAACTTAAAATGCACGTATGAGGGAGGTATTGTATTTGCAGCTGCAGTTATTTCCCTCTGGTGGATCTATTGA